From Anaerohalosphaera lusitana, one genomic window encodes:
- a CDS encoding type I restriction-modification system subunit M translates to MADNSQQIVQRLWNYCTVLRDDGMSYGDYVEQLTYLLFLKMADEQTRPPFSQKAIVPAKWDWSSLVSRDGDELETHYRHLLENLAKESGMLGVIFRKSQNKIQDPAKLNRLISLINDETWMGLSSDVKGDIYEGLLEKNAQDVKGGAGQYFTPRPLIAAMVEVMRPEPGVTICDPACGTGGFFIAAHSYLADPKRFKLDKKQKRKLRYETFAGWEIVDSAARLCVMNLMLHGIDGGEESPVRVGDSLASDPGERFNMVLTNPPFGKKSSITVTNDGGKSSKDSLTYEREDFWATTSNKQLNFLQHIKTLLKMNGSAAVVLPDNVLFEGGAGETIRRKLLQTCDVHTLLRLPTGVFYAQGVKANVLFFDRKPASEKAWTEKLWIYDLRTNMHFTLKTNPLGEADLTDFVKCYNPANRHDRKETERFKAFDYDELMSRDKASLDIFWLRDESLEDTETLPEPELIAEEIVENLQSALALFGSISDELGDEE, encoded by the coding sequence ATGGCAGACAATTCACAACAGATAGTGCAGAGGCTTTGGAACTATTGTACGGTTCTTCGCGATGATGGGATGAGTTACGGCGATTATGTCGAGCAGTTGACGTATCTGCTGTTTCTCAAGATGGCTGATGAGCAGACCAGGCCTCCTTTCAGTCAGAAGGCGATTGTGCCCGCAAAGTGGGATTGGTCGAGCCTTGTTAGCAGGGATGGTGATGAGCTTGAGACGCATTACAGGCATCTGCTGGAGAATCTTGCGAAGGAAAGCGGCATGCTTGGCGTTATCTTCCGCAAGAGCCAGAACAAGATACAGGACCCTGCGAAGCTTAACCGCCTGATTAGCCTTATCAACGATGAGACGTGGATGGGGCTCAGTTCGGACGTCAAGGGCGATATATATGAGGGGCTGCTTGAGAAGAACGCTCAGGATGTCAAGGGCGGTGCGGGGCAGTACTTTACGCCGAGGCCTTTGATTGCGGCGATGGTGGAGGTTATGCGGCCGGAGCCTGGGGTGACGATATGCGACCCTGCGTGCGGTACGGGCGGATTCTTTATTGCGGCTCACAGCTACCTGGCGGACCCGAAGCGATTCAAGCTGGATAAGAAGCAGAAGAGAAAGCTGCGGTACGAGACTTTTGCGGGGTGGGAGATTGTGGACAGTGCGGCGAGGCTGTGCGTGATGAATCTGATGCTGCACGGGATTGACGGCGGTGAGGAAAGTCCGGTGCGGGTGGGCGACAGTCTGGCGTCGGACCCTGGCGAGAGGTTTAATATGGTGCTGACGAATCCGCCGTTCGGCAAGAAGAGCAGTATTACCGTGACGAATGACGGGGGCAAGTCGAGTAAGGATTCGCTGACGTATGAGCGGGAGGATTTCTGGGCGACGACTTCGAATAAGCAGCTGAATTTTCTGCAGCATATCAAGACGCTGCTGAAGATGAACGGAAGTGCGGCTGTGGTGCTGCCTGATAATGTTCTGTTCGAGGGAGGGGCTGGTGAGACGATTCGGCGGAAGCTGCTGCAGACGTGTGATGTGCATACGCTGTTGAGGCTGCCGACGGGTGTGTTTTACGCTCAGGGGGTGAAGGCGAATGTGCTGTTCTTTGACCGCAAGCCCGCGAGTGAGAAGGCGTGGACGGAGAAGCTGTGGATTTACGATTTGCGGACGAATATGCATTTTACGCTGAAGACGAATCCGCTTGGCGAGGCTGATTTGACGGATTTTGTGAAATGCTATAATCCTGCGAACAGACACGACAGGAAGGAGACGGAGCGGTTCAAGGCTTTCGATTATGATGAGCTGATGAGCAGGGACAAGGCAAGTCTGGACATTTTCTGGCTACGGGATGAAAGCCTTGAGGACACTGAGACGCTGCCTGAGCCTGAGCTGATTGCAGAGGAAATAGTGGAGAATCTGCAGTCTGCGTTGGCGTTGTTCGGGAGCATCTCGGATGAACTGGGGGATGAAGAATAG
- a CDS encoding HEPN domain-containing protein, giving the protein MCDVVALLKNQKLKKQVVATMQSVYSYAGTIHDNYDKDWWEAWQDAEIYGEADKIDHAFEKYVFSKMRSPYNISPREIRDVFEELWMGSPDLETIDFETMYEIFVSRIGHGELSWRRSDPFMIYSFEADDKDEFIDGFLYGSLYARVKKGEDVKLDLNALRNSKEVLWSKNWMQITLEGVNYVPDERKTYGHLLAVLEGTMSALTCQQLKQDLSPVLQSIAKSAALVMPDSNSVPQESDSQSNSSDLEAFLRELISPSSTFPQLKINLKLIVSEAMEAYFAPKPKKDSFEKRLFNAISLLSQADFQQNPAVGLALAITSIEALLGENTGELSEKLSLDVAALLEPSVEKRNAAAKFVKRLYNSRSRVLHGEDSVGQKHLYEEARLLSSSILLSIISRQSFLRRMGIPTKKPKEFLSELRENRFESNLPMGVPELNVRSLWQ; this is encoded by the coding sequence ATGTGTGATGTAGTTGCATTGCTAAAAAATCAAAAGCTTAAAAAGCAGGTGGTAGCTACAATGCAATCTGTGTATTCGTATGCAGGTACTATCCATGATAATTATGACAAAGATTGGTGGGAGGCGTGGCAAGATGCTGAGATTTATGGCGAGGCTGATAAGATTGACCATGCCTTTGAAAAATATGTTTTCAGTAAGATGAGGAGTCCCTACAACATTAGTCCACGTGAAATTAGGGATGTATTCGAGGAACTGTGGATGGGAAGTCCAGACCTAGAGACTATAGATTTTGAAACTATGTACGAAATCTTTGTTAGCAGGATAGGACATGGTGAGCTAAGCTGGCGTAGGTCTGACCCTTTCATGATTTATTCGTTTGAAGCTGATGATAAGGACGAATTCATTGACGGGTTTTTATATGGCTCACTGTATGCTAGAGTCAAGAAAGGTGAAGATGTTAAGCTTGACTTAAATGCCCTCAGAAATAGCAAGGAAGTACTGTGGTCTAAAAACTGGATGCAAATTACTCTTGAAGGTGTAAACTATGTTCCAGACGAACGCAAAACTTATGGTCACCTCTTAGCTGTATTGGAAGGGACTATGAGTGCTCTTACATGCCAACAATTGAAGCAAGACTTGAGTCCAGTTTTGCAGAGTATTGCGAAGTCTGCCGCTTTGGTCATGCCAGACAGCAATTCAGTTCCTCAAGAATCTGATAGTCAGTCTAATTCTTCCGACCTCGAAGCATTTCTTCGGGAACTCATATCTCCTTCATCTACCTTTCCCCAATTAAAAATTAATCTAAAGTTGATTGTTTCTGAAGCAATGGAAGCATACTTTGCTCCAAAACCAAAAAAAGATTCCTTTGAAAAACGATTGTTCAATGCCATTAGTCTGTTAAGCCAAGCTGATTTTCAGCAAAACCCTGCAGTTGGATTGGCTTTGGCAATCACATCGATTGAAGCTCTTTTAGGCGAAAATACGGGGGAACTGAGCGAAAAACTTTCACTGGATGTTGCGGCTCTCTTGGAACCAAGCGTAGAAAAGAGAAATGCTGCTGCTAAGTTCGTAAAAAGGCTGTATAATTCTCGTTCACGCGTACTTCATGGCGAAGACTCTGTGGGACAAAAGCATTTATATGAAGAAGCTCGTCTTTTGTCTTCATCAATTCTTTTATCAATAATTTCACGTCAAAGTTTTCTGAGACGCATGGGGATTCCAACTAAAAAGCCTAAAGAGTTTCTTAGTGAGTTACGTGAAAATCGCTTTGAGTCAAATCTGCCCATGGGCGTCCCTGAACTTAATGTTCGCTCCCTCTGGCAGTAG
- a CDS encoding DUF2958 domain-containing protein: MELLPKEIASKLPELYSQEGFDDPICSLKYFTPDSAWTWFVIEGEEQEDGDFLFFGKVVSQLCPEGELGYFTLSQLRKIRGPLGLPIERDLHFEAKPLSRCK, encoded by the coding sequence ATGGAACTTTTACCAAAAGAAATCGCCTCAAAACTCCCAGAGCTTTATTCACAAGAGGGTTTTGACGACCCAATTTGCAGCCTCAAGTATTTTACGCCGGATTCTGCATGGACATGGTTCGTCATTGAAGGGGAAGAGCAGGAGGATGGCGATTTTCTCTTTTTTGGAAAGGTAGTTTCACAATTATGCCCTGAAGGAGAGTTAGGCTATTTCACCCTGAGCCAACTCAGAAAAATACGTGGTCCTCTTGGGTTGCCGATAGAGCGTGATTTACATTTCGAAGCAAAGCCTCTGAGCAGATGCAAGTAG
- a CDS encoding DEAD/DEAH box helicase family protein — protein sequence MSLRNLKLNIPKGGKPVDPLEIFNNLTLRGNIENIWGPQKDALQDWHKNRELNDNIIKMNTGGGKTLVGLLIAQSLVNESKHVLYVCPNNQLVEQTKTKADECSISYSARYKSEWENERKFDSAETFCITNYASVFNGKGIFHRREVDAIIFDDAHVAENTIRSQFTLNIANNNPLFLKTVKLFRSYFSNTSMGSMFEDAVSGAWERIIFVPMFIVKDYAKQLRAIYIEGGIDTDETTLFPWEYLKDNLSQCCFFVSGRGIEITPPVIPFHRISFFDESTRRIYLTATMPTQTAFARTFGKENVNIISPSGKSGDAQRLFVFLRGEDDKQHQDDALNLIGEKKSCVISPSSKKAQEWKDKGSIFTRKDGHTRIQKFADSKESEMLILVARYDGIDLPGKSCQILILDRLPMGESLYDAFIDKSIQIDTIRASQTATRLVQAIGRIFRSNTDHGVVMLRGGDIQRWVLSPNNSRFLPALLQKQIQLSKYLIDEVNDEKVSYEELIGKIIDGDKEWDEFYKSYIEQFDINESGESNLQYLALLIKERVAFQYLWEGRYNDAGKNYISLAEQADEIDKRLGAWYLHWAGLASQLSGDTKEAISNYLSASNERIELGRPKIDMDSFSFKPDVRPKFQALRLAKLYENKKNKMHKLLEAIESNFDYGDETNKTEEAVEVLGKLLGLESFRPDKAQHTGPDVLWIAEEIHQLASFELKTDKKSDGSYSKDNVKDCNDHHIWLEKKYNDYIYIEALVGRTLKVDDIANPSEKLLIIELEQFRDLYNRTVSLYRNIESSGAGDLEVKFERWLRHYGLIMPQCVSALKSSKAIDMKTMED from the coding sequence ATGAGTTTAAGAAATCTGAAACTTAATATACCAAAAGGAGGGAAACCAGTTGACCCTTTGGAAATATTTAATAATCTGACTTTAAGAGGAAATATTGAGAATATATGGGGACCGCAAAAAGATGCACTCCAAGATTGGCACAAAAATAGAGAACTCAATGATAATATTATTAAAATGAATACCGGCGGTGGCAAAACTCTTGTAGGGCTATTAATAGCACAATCTTTAGTAAATGAATCTAAACATGTTCTTTATGTTTGTCCAAATAATCAACTTGTTGAACAAACAAAAACAAAGGCTGATGAATGTAGCATTAGTTATTCTGCGAGATATAAATCCGAATGGGAAAATGAGCGAAAGTTTGATTCAGCAGAAACCTTTTGTATCACAAATTATGCTTCAGTTTTCAATGGAAAAGGTATCTTCCATAGGAGAGAAGTTGATGCAATAATATTTGACGATGCTCATGTTGCTGAAAATACAATTCGTTCACAGTTTACGCTGAATATCGCAAACAATAATCCATTGTTTTTAAAAACAGTAAAATTATTTCGCAGTTATTTTTCAAATACAAGTATGGGCTCAATGTTTGAAGATGCTGTAAGCGGTGCTTGGGAAAGGATAATATTTGTCCCAATGTTTATTGTTAAAGATTATGCAAAACAATTACGGGCTATATATATTGAAGGAGGAATTGATACCGATGAAACAACCTTGTTTCCGTGGGAATATCTAAAGGATAATTTGAGCCAATGTTGTTTTTTTGTTTCAGGAAGAGGTATAGAAATCACTCCTCCAGTAATTCCTTTTCATAGGATAAGTTTTTTTGATGAGTCTACCAGGAGGATTTACCTAACCGCTACTATGCCCACGCAAACTGCTTTTGCCAGAACTTTCGGAAAAGAGAATGTAAATATTATCAGCCCCAGTGGCAAGTCAGGGGATGCTCAAAGGCTATTCGTGTTTTTAAGAGGTGAAGATGATAAGCAACACCAAGATGACGCTTTGAATTTAATTGGTGAGAAAAAATCATGTGTCATATCCCCTTCTTCCAAAAAAGCACAAGAATGGAAGGATAAGGGTTCTATCTTTACCCGAAAAGACGGTCATACAAGAATACAAAAATTTGCGGACTCCAAAGAGTCTGAAATGTTGATTTTGGTTGCGAGGTATGATGGAATTGACCTGCCTGGAAAGTCGTGCCAGATTCTTATTTTGGACCGCCTGCCAATGGGAGAGTCATTATATGATGCGTTCATTGATAAAAGCATCCAAATAGACACAATTAGAGCTTCTCAGACGGCAACTAGATTGGTCCAGGCAATCGGTAGAATATTTCGTAGCAATACCGACCACGGTGTTGTTATGCTACGAGGAGGGGACATCCAAAGATGGGTACTATCGCCTAATAATAGCAGGTTTCTCCCTGCCTTATTACAAAAACAGATACAACTAAGTAAATACTTGATTGATGAGGTCAATGACGAGAAAGTTAGTTATGAAGAATTGATTGGAAAAATAATTGATGGTGATAAGGAATGGGATGAGTTCTACAAGTCATATATTGAACAATTTGATATCAATGAGTCTGGGGAGAGCAACTTACAATATTTAGCTTTGTTAATAAAAGAAAGGGTTGCATTTCAATATCTATGGGAAGGGCGATATAATGATGCAGGCAAGAACTATATATCTTTAGCTGAACAAGCAGATGAAATTGACAAGAGATTAGGGGCATGGTATTTACATTGGGCAGGGCTCGCGTCTCAATTATCAGGTGATACAAAAGAGGCGATTTCAAATTATCTTTCAGCTAGCAATGAAAGAATTGAGCTTGGCAGACCAAAGATTGATATGGATTCTTTCTCGTTTAAGCCTGATGTGCGACCAAAATTTCAGGCACTTAGACTTGCCAAACTTTACGAAAATAAAAAAAATAAAATGCACAAACTTTTAGAAGCAATCGAATCCAATTTTGATTATGGTGACGAAACAAATAAAACGGAAGAAGCAGTTGAGGTCCTTGGGAAATTGTTGGGTTTAGAATCATTTCGACCGGACAAAGCTCAGCATACAGGTCCCGATGTTTTATGGATTGCAGAAGAGATTCATCAATTAGCGTCATTCGAATTAAAAACAGATAAAAAATCTGATGGGTCTTATTCAAAGGACAATGTTAAAGATTGTAATGACCATCATATTTGGCTTGAGAAGAAATATAATGATTACATTTATATTGAAGCATTGGTAGGTAGAACTTTGAAGGTTGATGATATAGCTAATCCCTCGGAGAAACTATTAATTATTGAATTAGAACAGTTTAGAGATTTATACAATCGAACTGTAAGTCTATACAGAAATATTGAATCTTCTGGTGCAGGTGACCTTGAAGTGAAATTTGAACGCTGGCTTAGACATTATGGACTGATTATGCCGCAGTGCGTAAGTGCCCTCAAGAGTAGTAAAGCTATAGATATGAAGACTATGGAAGATTAA
- a CDS encoding DUF6508 domain-containing protein, with translation MSDNRQQNDSTNWPVPSVEDVELLLSFKDRFKNERTSFQVCHVELPDDAYRKQIYEIHPATNDFFRAVHKGSWVVPGFDYHPWHDEHCNEYRDAKWISTLSLKEIQMWLTYFSRELRWSAFCIEDSISRDIRSGVLPALLRSLSKVRSQAVS, from the coding sequence ATGAGCGATAATAGGCAACAGAATGATTCTACTAATTGGCCTGTTCCTTCAGTCGAGGATGTCGAGTTACTGCTTTCTTTCAAGGATAGGTTCAAAAATGAAAGGACTTCCTTTCAGGTGTGTCATGTTGAGCTGCCTGATGATGCGTATCGAAAGCAGATTTATGAGATTCATCCAGCAACTAATGATTTTTTCCGTGCCGTTCACAAGGGCAGTTGGGTAGTTCCTGGTTTTGATTATCATCCTTGGCATGATGAACATTGCAACGAATACCGAGACGCCAAATGGATTTCCACGCTTTCGCTGAAAGAGATTCAGATGTGGCTAACCTATTTCTCAAGGGAACTAAGATGGTCGGCCTTCTGTATCGAAGATTCCATATCGCGTGATATTCGGTCGGGGGTTTTGCCTGCTTTACTGAGAAGTCTTTCTAAGGTTCGCAGCCAAGCAGTTTCCTGA